The proteins below are encoded in one region of Streptomyces sp. NBC_00490:
- a CDS encoding quinone oxidoreductase family protein: MWTYTTPLNCARQAPVGPGDTVLITGASGGMATACAQLAKLSGATVIGTTTKADRDDALKTLGYDHILHSTDPHLPAQVRQLTHGLGADAVWDCVGGNDFFHLSLSCARLGATVTVLGTPPSQSSRLELDALTLIGQQVKIAGVRGATRRDQQLCLQLLAAGHIHPIIDRSYPLAEAAQAHTYLESHRQVGKVILLP, from the coding sequence ATGTGGACCTACACCACCCCCCTCAACTGCGCACGCCAGGCACCCGTCGGCCCCGGCGACACAGTGCTCATCACCGGCGCCAGCGGCGGCATGGCCACCGCCTGCGCCCAACTGGCCAAACTCAGCGGCGCCACCGTCATCGGCACCACCACCAAGGCAGACCGCGACGACGCACTCAAGACACTCGGCTACGACCACATCCTGCACTCCACCGACCCCCACCTGCCCGCACAGGTCAGACAGCTGACACACGGACTGGGCGCCGACGCCGTCTGGGACTGCGTCGGCGGCAACGACTTCTTCCACCTCTCCCTGTCCTGCGCACGCCTCGGCGCCACCGTCACCGTCCTGGGCACACCCCCCAGCCAAAGCTCCCGCCTCGAACTGGACGCACTCACCCTCATCGGCCAGCAAGTGAAGATCGCCGGGGTACGCGGCGCCACCCGGCGCGACCAGCAACTGTGCCTTCAACTACTGGCCGCCGGACACATCCACCCCATCATCGACCGGTCCTACCCCCTCGCAGAAGCAGCCCAGGCCCACACCTACCTGGAAAGCCACCGCCAAGTCGGCAAAGTCATCCTCCTGCCCTGA
- a CDS encoding IS5 family transposase (programmed frameshift): MVSDELWSLVEPLLPQPGPKLVEGRPRIPDRQALCGILFVLHTGIQWEYLPQELGFGSGMTCWRRLAAWNEAGVWDKLHLVLLKKLRAAKKLDWSRAVIDSSHVRAARRGPKSGPSPVDRARPGSKHHVLTDGQGIPLAVSLTGGNRNDVTQLLPLLDKVPAVSGVVGRPRHRPDALLADRGYDHDKYRRLLWARGIRPVIAERGQPHGSGLGIFRYVVERTIAWLHGFRRLRIRWERRDDIHEAFLGLATCLITHRHVQRLC; this comes from the exons ATCGTCTCGGACGAACTGTGGTCGCTGGTCGAGCCGTTGCTGCCCCAGCCGGGTCCGAAGCTGGTGGAGGGCCGGCCGCGGATCCCGGACCGGCAGGCGTTGTGCGGCATCCTGTTCGTGCTGCACACCGGCATTCAGTGGGAGTACCTGCCCCAGGAGCTGGGCTTCGGCTCCGGCATGACGTGCTGGCGGCGCCTCGCCGCATGGAACGAGGCCGGTGTGTGGGACAAGTTGCACCTGGTGCTGCTGAAGAAGCTGCGGGCCGCGAAGAAACTGGACTGGTCGCGGGCGGTGATCGACTCCTCGCACGTGCGGGCCGCTCGGCGCGGCC CCAAAAGCGGGCCCAGCCCGGTCGACCGCGCACGGCCGGGCAGCAAGCACCACGTCCTCACCGACGGCCAGGGCATCCCGCTCGCAGTGTCACTGACCGGCGGAAACCGCAACGACGTCACGCAGTTGCTGCCCCTGCTGGACAAGGTTCCGGCCGTGTCCGGCGTCGTCGGCCGGCCCAGACACCGCCCCGACGCGCTCCTGGCCGACCGCGGCTACGACCACGACAAGTACCGCCGCCTGCTCTGGGCCCGCGGCATCCGCCCGGTCATCGCCGAACGAGGCCAACCACACGGCTCCGGCCTGGGCATCTTCCGCTATGTCGTCGAGAGAACGATCGCCTGGCTGCACGGCTTCCGCCGCCTACGGATCCGCTGGGAACGACGCGACGACATCCACGAAGCCTTCCTCGGTCTCGCCACCTGCCTCATCACCCACCGGCACGTACAGCGCCTTTGTTAG